One genomic segment of Dehalogenimonas alkenigignens includes these proteins:
- a CDS encoding permease produces MSSNALIFISVAVAVSAVSFFLDKEKTMAGFKRGWQMFKRILLPLLNILIIVSIALFAIPPSAIEEYLGAGSGVGGFFIAAIVGSIAFIPPFISYPIAAGLLQQGASYAVVATLMTTLIMVGIVTLPLEIQYLGRRAAIARNVLNFFAAIIIGLAIGVIL; encoded by the coding sequence TTGAGCAGTAACGCTCTCATCTTCATTTCCGTGGCCGTCGCAGTGTCGGCAGTTTCCTTTTTTCTCGACAAAGAGAAAACTATGGCTGGCTTCAAGAGGGGCTGGCAGATGTTCAAGCGGATTCTCTTGCCTCTTCTGAATATCCTGATCATCGTCAGCATTGCCTTGTTCGCCATTCCGCCCAGCGCCATCGAGGAATACCTCGGCGCAGGATCAGGCGTTGGCGGCTTCTTCATCGCCGCGATCGTCGGTTCAATCGCCTTTATCCCGCCGTTCATCTCCTACCCGATTGCCGCCGGCTTGCTCCAGCAGGGGGCTAGCTATGCCGTGGTTGCTACGTTGATGACCACGCTGATCATGGTCGGAATCGTTACCCTGCCATTGGAGATCCAGTATCTCGGCCGCCGGGCCGCCATCGCCCGAAATGTCCTCAATTTCTTCGCCGCCATCATCATCGGCCTGGCGATCGGAGTCATTCTGTGA
- a CDS encoding thioredoxin family protein — translation MRHLLAVLLALGILALPVACQKTPEPAPITIALPAALSNGKITLAEFGSNSCIPCREMKPILEDLANMYDSQLNVVIIDVYEQKALTQQYGILGIPTQIVFDSSGKEVTRHVGVWSLSSILVQLRSLGLT, via the coding sequence ATGAGACACCTGTTGGCAGTATTGCTTGCCCTTGGAATCCTGGCTTTACCCGTTGCCTGCCAAAAGACCCCTGAGCCGGCACCGATCACAATCGCATTACCAGCGGCGCTGTCAAACGGAAAAATAACCCTGGCTGAATTCGGATCGAATAGTTGTATACCTTGCAGGGAGATGAAACCGATACTGGAAGACCTGGCTAACATGTACGATAGCCAACTCAACGTGGTCATTATCGATGTATACGAGCAAAAAGCGCTGACTCAACAATACGGTATCCTGGGAATCCCGACCCAGATCGTCTTCGATTCGAGCGGCAAGGAAGTCACCCGTCATGTCGGGGTCTGGTCGCTGAGTTCGATATTAGTGCAACTGAGGAGTTTGGGGCTGACCTGA
- a CDS encoding cytochrome c biogenesis CcdA family protein, translating to MEGLLSGLGETIQAQSWLAFPAAFAGGIASSASPCVLPTIPLIIGYVGGYAEGSRTKAVQYSVVFVLGLTITFTLLGVVAGTLGRLFGDVGGFWKYLLPPAAIVLGLLLLGVFNFSINIPQRIVPEQKALWGALLMGLFFGIIASPCATPVLAVILVMAAAQDNIAFSSGLLLTYALGHWMLVLGAGISVGFAQRVLASKGIGNISLYFKKAAGVLMIGAGIYFALTFWI from the coding sequence ATGGAAGGATTACTAAGCGGGCTTGGCGAGACTATCCAGGCTCAAAGCTGGCTGGCATTTCCCGCTGCTTTCGCCGGAGGGATTGCTTCCAGTGCCAGCCCCTGCGTTCTACCGACGATACCCCTTATCATCGGTTACGTTGGCGGCTATGCCGAAGGTTCCAGGACCAAGGCCGTGCAGTACTCTGTGGTTTTTGTTCTTGGTCTAACCATCACCTTCACCCTACTGGGAGTCGTGGCAGGGACATTGGGGCGTTTGTTTGGCGATGTCGGCGGCTTTTGGAAATACCTGCTGCCGCCGGCGGCTATCGTCCTGGGACTGCTTCTTCTCGGTGTATTCAATTTCTCAATCAATATCCCCCAGAGGATAGTGCCTGAACAGAAAGCGCTGTGGGGAGCGTTGCTCATGGGCCTTTTCTTCGGCATTATTGCCTCGCCATGCGCTACGCCGGTACTGGCGGTGATCCTGGTCATGGCGGCGGCTCAAGACAATATTGCCTTCAGCAGTGGTCTTCTTCTAACATACGCGCTCGGACACTGGATGCTGGTGCTTGGCGCTGGAATCTCGGTGGGATTTGCTCAAAGAGTTCTTGCTTCAAAAGGAATCGGGAACATATCTCTTTACTTCAAAAAAGCGGCGGGAGTCCTCATGATCGGAGCCGGGATATATTTTGCTTTGACGTTTTGGATTTAG
- a CDS encoding Rieske (2Fe-2S) protein — translation MSIFKAILGICETKPLAEAAWERRDGKVTIDLKAAPQLAAKGGGVYLRGKGLTKPVLVVRGDDNKLYAYENSCTHGHRKIDPVPGEGKLKCCSVNHSTFSYDGKPLSGPAKHDIKRYEVRENGGRLEIKIV, via the coding sequence ATGAGTATCTTTAAAGCTATTCTGGGTATCTGTGAAACCAAACCGCTGGCCGAGGCGGCCTGGGAGAGAAGAGACGGCAAGGTCACGATAGATCTCAAGGCGGCGCCGCAGCTAGCGGCCAAAGGCGGGGGAGTCTATTTGAGAGGCAAGGGACTGACTAAACCGGTCTTGGTGGTCCGCGGAGACGACAACAAGCTTTACGCCTACGAAAACAGCTGTACTCATGGCCACCGTAAGATAGACCCGGTGCCCGGGGAAGGCAAACTTAAGTGCTGCAGCGTCAACCATTCCACTTTCAGCTACGACGGCAAGCCGCTGTCCGGCCCGGCGAAACATGACATCAAGCGCTATGAGGTCAGGGAGAACGGCGGCCGGCTCGAGATTAAGATCGTATAG
- the arsB gene encoding ACR3 family arsenite efflux transporter: protein MNQGKSIAAKLPILERFLTLWIFLAMGFGILMGQIAPGVTEAITSLQAGAISIPIAIGLILMMYPPLTKVNYDQLPKVLKNLKLLAFSLVQNWIIGPLVMFGLAILFLRDMPEYMVGLILVGLARCIAMVIVWNDLAKGDRELAVGMVAFNALFQMLLYAVYIFIFISFLLPKLGLVEEISASISIAESARVVFIFLGIPLIAGVISRYALIKVKGKEWLEKSYLPKISYITPAALLFTIIVMFSLKGENIIALPLDVARIALPLALYFGIMWFATFFIARKMGATYPQTTAVSFTAASNDFELAIAVAIAIFGLHSGEAFATVIGPLIEVPALIILVNVALYFKRRYFDKPFEIVYK from the coding sequence ATGAACCAAGGAAAATCCATCGCCGCCAAGCTTCCCATTCTGGAGCGGTTCCTAACGTTATGGATATTCCTAGCTATGGGTTTCGGTATTCTGATGGGGCAGATAGCCCCCGGCGTCACCGAGGCCATCACTTCCCTCCAGGCTGGGGCCATATCCATTCCCATCGCCATAGGTCTCATCCTGATGATGTATCCGCCGCTGACCAAAGTTAATTACGATCAGCTGCCAAAAGTGCTCAAAAACCTGAAACTGCTGGCTTTTTCACTTGTACAGAACTGGATTATTGGCCCTTTGGTGATGTTCGGCCTGGCTATCCTGTTCTTACGCGATATGCCGGAGTATATGGTAGGCCTCATCCTGGTCGGGCTGGCCCGGTGCATCGCTATGGTCATCGTCTGGAACGACCTGGCCAAAGGCGACCGGGAGTTAGCGGTAGGCATGGTGGCTTTCAACGCCCTGTTCCAAATGCTTCTGTATGCCGTCTATATCTTCATCTTTATTTCGTTCCTCCTGCCCAAATTAGGCTTGGTTGAAGAGATATCGGCGTCAATCTCGATCGCTGAGTCCGCCCGAGTGGTATTCATCTTTCTTGGCATACCGTTGATCGCCGGTGTTATAAGCCGGTACGCCCTGATCAAAGTTAAAGGCAAAGAGTGGCTGGAAAAATCGTATCTGCCCAAAATCAGCTACATCACTCCGGCGGCTCTTCTATTCACGATCATCGTCATGTTCTCGCTCAAAGGCGAGAACATCATCGCATTGCCGCTGGATGTGGCCCGTATCGCCTTGCCGTTAGCGCTATATTTCGGCATCATGTGGTTCGCAACCTTTTTCATCGCCCGCAAGATGGGGGCGACCTACCCACAGACGACTGCCGTATCATTCACCGCGGCCTCCAATGATTTCGAGCTAGCTATCGCTGTGGCTATCGCCATCTTCGGCCTGCATTCCGGCGAAGCCTTCGCCACTGTAATCGGGCCTCTGATCGAAGTGCCGGCGCTTATCATCCTGGTCAACGTAGCGCTCTACTTCAAGCGGCGCTATTTCGATAAACCCTTCGAAATTGTGTACAAATAG
- a CDS encoding permease — MKKFAKRYQPYVWLAAFAVATLLSFAIGFDPGKTVFTNFRVSVFELLSFVPFLFIIVGLFDVWVPKEQIQKHLGKESGIKGMFLVVLLAMLQAGPLYGAFPVAYVLYKKGTSVRNIFIYLGAFSSMKLPMLGIEIGYLGLEFTLARTLISLPLFIGIGLLMEKYLESKNFEVLNPGEAVPAGAKVPNRA; from the coding sequence GTGAAAAAGTTCGCCAAAAGGTATCAGCCGTACGTATGGTTAGCCGCCTTTGCTGTCGCCACCTTATTATCTTTCGCCATCGGCTTTGACCCGGGCAAGACGGTGTTCACCAATTTCCGAGTGTCGGTCTTCGAACTACTATCGTTCGTACCCTTCCTGTTTATCATTGTTGGCTTGTTCGATGTCTGGGTGCCTAAGGAACAGATCCAGAAGCACCTCGGCAAGGAGTCAGGGATCAAGGGGATGTTCCTTGTTGTACTATTGGCCATGCTCCAAGCCGGGCCACTGTACGGCGCCTTCCCCGTGGCCTATGTCCTTTATAAAAAGGGCACCAGCGTCCGCAACATCTTTATCTACCTAGGGGCTTTCTCTTCGATGAAGTTGCCCATGCTGGGCATTGAGATCGGTTACCTCGGATTGGAATTCACACTGGCGAGAACGCTCATCTCCCTGCCTTTGTTCATCGGCATCGGCCTGCTCATGGAAAAATACCTCGAAAGCAAGAACTTCGAGGTGTTGAACCCGGGCGAGGCTGTTCCAGCCGGGGCGAAAGTGCCAAATAGGGCGTGA
- a CDS encoding polyprenyl synthetase family protein yields MDLKTLYAPVARDLADVETNFNELADYWKAEFPELHDMLRHILVGGKILRPALTFMAGRCIDGQSKKILNMATANELMHIATLVHDDAIDRADTRRGRLTVNKLWGTEKAILLGDFLFARASEFAASTDNLRVTKLFSQTLGIIAVGELRQARDIYSSDQGMEKYLQRIAGKTAALLKMSAESGAILAGGNEAQIEALAGYGYNLGMAFQIVDDILDFIGTEAELGKPVGSDLRQGTVTLPALLLIQKHPSDNPVSDFLAGKDREGNIARAIKLIKSEGLIEESYKLAESFSGKAISLLEGLPDNACRRGLSALADYLVRRRN; encoded by the coding sequence TTGGATCTGAAGACACTTTATGCTCCGGTTGCCCGAGACCTGGCCGATGTCGAGACCAACTTCAACGAGCTGGCCGACTACTGGAAAGCCGAGTTTCCCGAGCTTCACGATATGCTGCGCCATATCCTGGTCGGCGGCAAAATTCTCCGGCCGGCACTGACCTTCATGGCCGGACGCTGCATTGACGGGCAGTCGAAAAAGATACTCAATATGGCCACCGCCAACGAACTGATGCACATAGCAACGCTGGTCCACGATGACGCCATAGACCGGGCCGACACCCGGCGGGGGCGGCTGACAGTGAACAAGCTTTGGGGGACCGAAAAAGCCATCCTGTTGGGCGACTTTCTTTTCGCCCGGGCCAGCGAGTTCGCCGCCTCGACCGACAACCTGCGGGTTACCAAACTCTTTTCCCAGACGCTGGGCATCATCGCCGTGGGAGAGCTGCGGCAGGCGCGCGATATCTATTCATCGGACCAGGGAATGGAGAAATACCTGCAGCGCATCGCCGGCAAGACAGCGGCTCTCCTCAAAATGTCAGCGGAGTCAGGCGCCATACTGGCCGGCGGAAATGAGGCGCAGATTGAGGCTCTGGCCGGATACGGTTACAACTTAGGCATGGCTTTCCAGATCGTCGACGACATCCTGGATTTCATCGGCACCGAGGCCGAACTTGGCAAGCCGGTGGGCTCCGACTTGCGGCAGGGCACGGTGACGCTGCCGGCACTGCTTTTAATCCAAAAACACCCGAGCGACAATCCGGTATCAGACTTTTTAGCCGGCAAAGACCGGGAAGGCAATATCGCCCGGGCAATCAAATTGATAAAATCCGAAGGTTTGATCGAAGAGAGCTACAAGCTGGCGGAGAGCTTCTCCGGCAAGGCGATCAGCCTTCTCGAAGGCCTGCCCGACAACGCCTGCCGCCGCGGCCTCTCGGCGCTGGCTGATTATCTGGTGCGGCGGCGGAATTAG
- the rsmI gene encoding 16S rRNA (cytidine(1402)-2'-O)-methyltransferase, which yields MPTLYVVATPIGNLEDITVRAMRVLKDASLIAAEDTRHTLKLLNALGIKTALTSYYEHNKLSKLDYILGQLEKGDVALVSDAGTPGIADPGAELIAAAIGRGFRVEAVPGPSAVMAALSVSGLPTAEFRFVAFLPRKAGERLAVLARLVSDPATLILLEAPHRLRATLAALIESLGDRKAAVCRELTKLHEEVFRGRLSEALGHFTEPRGEFVLVIEGAKAAERQPVLDEAVIDRLRLMKGSGITARDAVDEVASDTGLPRKQIYGAWLKLG from the coding sequence GTGCCGACGCTCTACGTGGTGGCCACGCCTATCGGCAACCTCGAAGATATCACCGTCCGCGCCATGCGGGTGCTCAAAGATGCCAGCCTCATCGCCGCCGAGGACACCCGCCACACCCTGAAGCTTCTAAACGCATTGGGCATCAAAACAGCGCTGACCAGCTATTACGAGCATAACAAGCTGTCCAAGCTGGATTACATCCTCGGCCAGCTCGAAAAAGGTGATGTGGCGCTGGTATCGGACGCCGGCACGCCAGGTATCGCCGATCCGGGGGCCGAGCTGATCGCCGCGGCTATCGGCCGAGGTTTCCGGGTAGAAGCGGTGCCGGGCCCTTCGGCGGTCATGGCGGCGCTTTCGGTATCCGGCCTGCCCACTGCGGAGTTCAGGTTCGTCGCCTTCCTGCCGAGAAAGGCCGGAGAGCGCTTAGCAGTGCTGGCAAGGCTGGTGTCTGATCCGGCGACGCTGATCCTTCTGGAGGCGCCGCACCGGCTGCGGGCGACGCTCGCAGCCCTGATCGAGTCGCTAGGCGACCGCAAAGCGGCCGTCTGCCGCGAGCTGACCAAGCTTCACGAGGAGGTCTTCCGCGGCCGGTTGTCGGAAGCACTCGGACATTTCACCGAGCCTCGAGGAGAGTTTGTCCTGGTGATCGAAGGCGCGAAAGCTGCCGAGCGACAGCCGGTACTCGACGAGGCCGTCATTGACCGGCTGCGGCTGATGAAAGGGAGTGGAATTACCGCCAGGGACGCGGTCGACGAAGTGGCATCGGACACGGGCCTGCCGCGCAAGCAAATCTACGGTGCTTGGCTTAAATTGGGCTAA
- the ftsH gene encoding ATP-dependent zinc metalloprotease FtsH, with the protein MKFNWKRTTIAYVVMLVASIIIFAILLPNTQDQPEEVAQSVLVAETQANNVSEITVEGERIDFITRDNPPRELFTYKEQLTSIYDIPGIDLSSVAEVNIKGSSGFDWGSILINLIPILFIGGMIIFLFSQARGANNQAMSFGRSRAKLFNVDKPTTTFENVAGVDEAKQEVQEIVEFLKSREKFQALGARIPKGVLLIGYPGTGKTLLARAIAGEAGVPFFSISGSEFVEMFVGVGASRVRDLFEQAKRNAPCIIFIDEIDAVGRQRGAGLGGSHDEREQTLNQILVEMDGFEANTTIIVIAATNRPDVLDPALLRPGRFDRRVVLDMPDLNGRLAILKIHAKGKPLADDVNLENLAKQTIGFSGADLSNLMNEAAILAARADKKAVEMSDLEESIDRVIAGPERKSRKVSAHEKEITAYHEAGHALVARMLPHADPVHKITIVARGMAGGYTKQLPAEDRYIATDSQFKAKIAISMGGRIAEEIMFGEMSTGASQDFKEATNLAKKMVTSYGMSEKLGPRTFGSKEEMVFLGKEIHEQRDYGEKTADLIDQEVESIIQTAYQTARTILVDNKARLQYIAEHLMAEETLEGDGLEKLFTEPLPPPGSPPPAAPAAVKTIEPAVEKQAEPTLKAKEKPAEPGTAAPGFAPA; encoded by the coding sequence ATGAAATTTAACTGGAAGCGCACCACCATTGCCTATGTCGTCATGCTGGTCGCCAGCATCATTATCTTCGCCATCCTCCTCCCCAATACCCAGGACCAGCCCGAGGAGGTGGCGCAGAGCGTCCTCGTCGCCGAAACCCAGGCAAATAACGTCTCTGAGATCACCGTCGAAGGTGAACGCATAGACTTCATCACCCGGGACAACCCGCCCAGGGAACTTTTCACCTATAAGGAGCAATTGACCTCGATCTACGACATCCCCGGCATCGACCTAAGCAGCGTCGCTGAGGTTAATATCAAGGGTTCCTCCGGCTTCGACTGGGGTTCGATCCTGATCAACCTCATCCCGATACTATTCATCGGCGGCATGATAATCTTCCTGTTCAGCCAGGCGCGCGGCGCCAATAACCAGGCTATGAGCTTCGGCCGCTCCCGGGCCAAGCTCTTCAACGTGGATAAGCCGACGACCACCTTCGAAAACGTGGCCGGCGTTGACGAAGCCAAGCAGGAAGTCCAGGAAATCGTCGAGTTTTTGAAATCACGCGAGAAGTTCCAGGCCCTCGGCGCCCGCATTCCCAAGGGCGTCCTTTTAATCGGCTACCCCGGCACCGGCAAGACGCTGCTCGCCCGGGCCATCGCCGGCGAGGCCGGCGTGCCCTTCTTCTCCATTTCCGGTTCGGAGTTCGTGGAGATGTTCGTCGGCGTCGGCGCCTCCCGCGTCCGCGACCTGTTCGAGCAGGCCAAACGCAACGCCCCGTGCATTATTTTCATCGATGAGATCGACGCCGTCGGCCGCCAGCGCGGCGCCGGCTTGGGCGGCAGTCACGATGAGCGCGAACAAACACTTAACCAGATCCTGGTGGAAATGGACGGCTTTGAGGCTAATACCACCATCATCGTCATCGCCGCCACCAACCGCCCGGATGTCCTCGACCCGGCGTTGCTGCGGCCCGGCCGCTTCGACCGGCGGGTGGTGCTGGACATGCCTGACCTGAACGGGCGCCTGGCCATCCTCAAGATCCACGCCAAGGGCAAACCCCTGGCGGACGATGTCAACCTGGAGAACCTGGCCAAGCAAACCATCGGTTTCTCCGGCGCCGATCTTTCCAACCTGATGAACGAGGCCGCCATTTTAGCCGCCCGCGCCGATAAAAAAGCCGTCGAGATGTCAGACCTCGAGGAGTCGATCGACCGGGTCATCGCCGGACCGGAGCGTAAAAGCCGTAAAGTCTCGGCGCATGAGAAAGAGATCACCGCCTATCATGAGGCCGGTCACGCCCTGGTAGCCCGGATGCTGCCCCACGCCGACCCGGTGCACAAAATCACCATCGTTGCCCGCGGCATGGCCGGCGGCTACACCAAGCAGCTGCCCGCCGAGGACCGCTATATCGCCACCGATTCCCAGTTCAAGGCCAAGATCGCCATCTCCATGGGTGGCCGCATTGCCGAGGAGATCATGTTCGGCGAGATGTCCACCGGCGCTTCCCAGGATTTCAAAGAAGCCACCAACCTGGCCAAGAAGATGGTCACCTCCTACGGCATGAGCGAAAAACTCGGGCCGCGCACCTTCGGCAGCAAGGAAGAGATGGTCTTCCTGGGCAAGGAAATTCACGAACAGCGCGACTACGGTGAAAAAACCGCCGATCTCATTGACCAGGAAGTCGAATCCATCATTCAAACCGCTTACCAGACCGCGCGCACCATTCTGGTGGATAACAAAGCCCGTTTGCAATACATCGCCGAACACCTGATGGCCGAGGAAACCCTGGAAGGCGACGGCCTGGAAAAACTATTCACCGAGCCTCTGCCGCCGCCCGGCTCGCCGCCACCCGCCGCTCCAGCCGCGGTGAAAACAATCGAACCTGCGGTGGAAAAACAGGCCGAACCGACACTTAAGGCGAAGGAGAAACCAGCCGAACCCGGTACCGCCGCCCCCGGTTTCGCCCCCGCCTGA
- the metG gene encoding methionine--tRNA ligase, with amino-acid sequence MSERIFIGVAWPYANNRLHLGHVAGAYLPPDIFARYHRTKGNEVLMVSGSDQHGTPVTIRAEAEGKSPAEVAAFFHQKFVDSWAALGITFDLYTNTGTANHAAVVQDIFLRLLDKDYLYKDTVSQPYCTKCKRFLPDRYVEGVCPSCKLPGARGDQCDACGKPMNPADLLNACCKLCGTPPEFRQTEHFFLRLSAFQQPLLEWVNQNVDHWRPNVQRFTRRYLEEGLRDRAITRDITWGIPVPLPGYEDKRIYVWFEAVIGYLSASKEWAQGTGDPEAWRKFWQEECRSYYFIGKDNIPFHTIIWPAMLMGYGGLNLPYDVPSNEFLTVEAQKLSKSKNIAIWLEDFLSRYRPDALRYVLSVNMPDTSDTDFSWREFVRRNNDELVATYGNLVNRVLSMLQRHFEGKAPQPGDLDERSAGIIDRTEETLRTMDELLYACRFKEAIKTAMALAAEANRYLDEKSPWKAVKTEKNAAAAALYTALCVISGLRTAFYPFLPFSSEKLHRFLGFDGSVEADGWKLRRPAPGAQLNPPEALFIKLDDSIVDEEMSRLGLMPPK; translated from the coding sequence ATGTCGGAACGCATCTTTATCGGCGTGGCCTGGCCTTACGCCAACAACCGCCTGCACCTGGGGCACGTGGCCGGGGCTTACCTGCCCCCGGACATTTTCGCCCGGTATCATCGGACCAAGGGCAACGAAGTGCTGATGGTCTCCGGATCCGATCAGCACGGCACGCCGGTAACCATCAGGGCCGAGGCCGAGGGCAAGTCCCCGGCTGAGGTGGCGGCCTTCTTTCACCAGAAATTCGTGGATAGCTGGGCAGCCCTGGGCATCACCTTCGACCTTTACACCAACACCGGCACAGCCAACCACGCCGCGGTGGTCCAGGATATTTTTCTGAGGCTGCTCGACAAAGACTATCTCTACAAGGATACCGTATCGCAGCCGTACTGCACCAAGTGCAAGCGGTTCCTGCCCGACCGATATGTCGAAGGTGTCTGCCCGTCGTGCAAGCTGCCCGGCGCCCGAGGCGACCAGTGCGATGCCTGCGGCAAGCCGATGAACCCGGCCGACCTGCTGAATGCCTGTTGCAAGCTGTGCGGCACGCCGCCGGAATTCCGGCAGACGGAGCATTTCTTTCTGAGGCTATCGGCCTTCCAGCAACCGCTGCTTGAGTGGGTCAATCAAAATGTTGACCACTGGCGACCCAACGTCCAGCGTTTCACCCGGCGCTACCTCGAAGAGGGCTTACGCGACCGGGCCATCACCCGGGACATCACCTGGGGCATCCCGGTGCCGCTGCCGGGTTATGAAGATAAGCGCATCTATGTCTGGTTCGAGGCGGTCATCGGCTATCTTTCAGCCAGTAAGGAATGGGCCCAGGGAACGGGCGACCCAGAGGCGTGGCGGAAGTTCTGGCAGGAAGAGTGCAGGAGCTATTACTTCATCGGCAAGGATAACATTCCCTTCCATACCATCATCTGGCCGGCCATGCTCATGGGCTACGGAGGATTGAACCTGCCTTACGACGTGCCATCGAACGAGTTTTTGACTGTCGAAGCGCAGAAGTTATCCAAGAGCAAGAATATCGCCATCTGGCTGGAAGACTTCCTCTCCCGCTACCGGCCCGACGCGTTACGCTACGTTCTATCGGTCAACATGCCTGATACGTCGGATACAGATTTCTCCTGGCGCGAGTTCGTCCGGCGCAACAACGATGAGCTGGTGGCTACCTACGGCAACCTGGTCAACCGGGTGCTTTCCATGCTCCAGCGCCATTTCGAGGGAAAAGCGCCGCAGCCAGGCGATCTCGATGAACGGTCGGCGGGTATCATCGACCGGACTGAAGAAACGCTCCGGACAATGGACGAACTGCTCTATGCCTGCCGTTTCAAGGAAGCTATCAAGACGGCTATGGCCCTGGCCGCCGAGGCCAACCGCTACCTTGATGAGAAATCACCCTGGAAGGCGGTCAAGACTGAAAAGAACGCTGCGGCTGCGGCGCTGTATACCGCGCTCTGTGTCATCTCCGGCCTGCGTACCGCTTTCTATCCCTTCTTGCCATTCAGTTCGGAGAAGCTGCATCGGTTTCTGGGCTTTGACGGCAGCGTCGAGGCCGACGGCTGGAAGCTGCGGCGTCCGGCCCCGGGCGCACAGCTGAATCCGCCGGAAGCTCTCTTCATCAAACTTGATGATTCGATCGTTGACGAAGAGATGTCACGCCTCGGCCTGATGCCGCCTAAGTAG
- a CDS encoding universal stress protein, whose amino-acid sequence MFRKVLYPTDFSEVATRALEYIKQLKPAGAQEVVILHILDRKELRNLALLGGVTGNYPIDLNTEFKRLENEHLENVRNIVNELKTAGFSAKGIVREGNPLAEILKTAEDEAVSVIVIGSTGKSNLQETILGSVSEGVIKRSCQPVLIIKRDTRQGGHV is encoded by the coding sequence ATGTTCAGAAAGGTTCTATACCCAACGGATTTCTCCGAGGTTGCGACGAGGGCACTGGAATATATTAAACAATTAAAACCAGCCGGCGCGCAGGAGGTGGTGATATTGCATATTCTCGACCGGAAAGAACTCCGAAATTTAGCACTTCTCGGCGGAGTGACCGGAAACTACCCTATCGACCTCAACACGGAGTTCAAGCGCCTCGAGAATGAACACCTGGAGAACGTACGGAATATTGTCAATGAATTGAAGACAGCCGGTTTCAGCGCCAAAGGTATTGTACGTGAAGGCAATCCTTTAGCCGAAATACTGAAAACGGCCGAAGACGAAGCGGTCTCGGTAATCGTGATCGGTTCGACGGGTAAAAGCAATCTGCAGGAGACCATCTTAGGCTCCGTATCGGAAGGAGTCATCAAGCGTAGTTGTCAGCCGGTGCTGATAATCAAAAGGGACACCCGTCAGGGAGGACACGTTTGA
- a CDS encoding ArsR/SmtB family transcription factor has product MKELIRIFKALSDETRLRILNLIIERECCVCEVMQALGISQTRASRNLSQLYEAGLLEQRREGLWTIYYLSPMINNDFRRLIISAAEASLSGTTLAVEDRRRLRESSRLCPQGSKAVVTSAVSRPESQVIDSRN; this is encoded by the coding sequence ATGAAGGAGCTAATCAGGATTTTCAAGGCGCTGTCTGATGAGACCAGGCTGCGCATCCTCAATTTGATTATTGAACGCGAGTGTTGCGTATGCGAGGTGATGCAGGCGTTAGGCATCTCACAGACGAGAGCCTCACGAAATCTATCGCAACTCTATGAAGCGGGACTGCTCGAACAGCGGCGTGAAGGACTTTGGACGATATATTATCTTTCACCGATGATCAATAACGACTTTCGCCGGCTAATAATATCCGCCGCCGAAGCGTCTCTTTCGGGCACTACATTGGCCGTCGAAGATCGCCGGCGACTTAGAGAAAGCTCCCGGCTTTGCCCTCAGGGAAGTAAAGCTGTTGTAACCAGCGCTGTCTCTCGCCCCGAATCTCAGGTTATCGACTCCCGAAATTAA